The Apostichopus japonicus isolate 1M-3 chromosome 20, ASM3797524v1, whole genome shotgun sequence genome contains a region encoding:
- the LOC139961466 gene encoding uncharacterized protein produces MEDIFYTSFELERERFNSISEDDISSCDSLGSDGCSDVASSVSSSPSLSISSSRDEIYLDYLFSQGLVDTTDGKSNDGIVDWMSYPSSDEQVELVESMPGEKEERLEFHLMSDPFLGKADELVGSTFPSSAKMPADEDLVLQSHSTIETSTDSFLNVNEWKSEDVTMLYDTLEISDNLSVTTEKPRTIGLHIKGQLPIKMSVLSEIDKGVSVLPIDTSVIKSRTSSSSASFIQQNSNVIKKPKLVTHDHHLLVKASSKNTTDASPGATPASSHSTQRGNVLPPSGVRITHIPMTKSIAFPTGNGQALIQSVNGHFQFVANLEAAGSYNAGNVKHRIAGELPGQPATITVPRARTQHKVADELKIHKCTYPNCGKMYSKSSHLKAHLRRHTGEKPFVCDWAGCKWRFSRSDELARHKRSHSGIKPYKCTICDKRFSRSDHLSKHLKVHANGVPRSCRGASHQVTVR; encoded by the coding sequence ATGGAGGACATATTTTATACCAGTTTTGAATTGGAACGTGAGCGTTTTAATTCAATTAGtgaggacgacatttcaagttGTGATTCTCTGGGGTCTGACGGATGTAGTGATGTAGCATCGAGTGTCAGTTCCAGTCCGAGTTTATCCATTTCATCGAGTCGAGATGAAATTTATCTAGATTATCTATTTTCCCAGGGTCTTGTTGACACGACCGACGGGAAGAGTAATGATGGTATTGTAGATTGGATGAGCTACCCATCATCGGACGAGCAGGTCGAACTTGTAGAATCTATGCCCGGTGAGAAAGAAGAGCGATTAGAGTTCCATTTAATGTCAGATCCTTTCCTTGGTAAGGCAGACGAGCTGGTGGGATCTACGTTTCCGAGTTCAGCTAAGATGCCCGCTGACGAGGACTTAGTATTACAAAGCCATTCAACGATAGAAACATCAACGGACAGTTTCCTAAATGTTAACGAATGGAAATCGGAGGATGTGACAATGTTGTACGATACGTTAGAGATATCAGACAACCTATCTGTGACGACTGAGAAACCTCGCACGATAGGTCTGCACATCAAAGGACAACTTCCGATCAAAATGTCAGTGTTGAGCGAGATTGACAAAGGCGTGAGTGTGTTACCAATAGATACCAGCGTAATCAAGTCAAGAACATCGTCGTCGTCCGCGTCGTTCATACAACAAAACTCTAACGTCATTAAAAAGCCAAAATTAGTAACCCATGATCACCATTTGTTGGTAAAGGCATCATCGAAAAATACGACGGACGCTTCCCCGGGGGCTACTCCTGCATCCTCTCACAGTACGCAACGTGGCAATGTTTTACCTCCGTCAGGTGTGCGCATCACGCATATACCTATGACGAAATCGATAGCTTTTCCCACCGGAAATGGCCAAGCGTTAATACAATCAGTCAACGGGCACTTCCAATTCGTCGCTAATTTGGAGGCGGCGGGTTCGTACAACGCCGGTAACGTAAAACACCGGATCGCGGGTGAGTTGCCAGGACAACCGGCTACCATCACTGTACCACGTGCTAGGACGCAGCATAAAGTGGCGGATGAACTGAAAATCCACAAATGTACGTATCCAAATTGTGGCAAAATGTATTCAAAGAGTTCACACCTTAAGGCGCACTTGCGCCGCCACACTGGGGAGAAACCGTTCGTCTGTGATTGGGCAGGGTGTAAATGGCGGTTCTCGAGGTCGGACGAGTTGGCACGTCACAAACGTTCTCATTCTGGTATCAAACCTTATAAATGTACAATATGTGACAAGCGATTCTCTCGCTCGGATCATCTTTCTAAACATCTCAAAGTTCACGCCAACGGTGTACCACGTAGCTGTAGGGGAGCCTCACACCAAGTGACAGTACGTTGA